The Streptomyces uncialis genomic interval TTTTCTGTAACAAGAAGCGGAATCCGTCAGTCCAGGACGGACACACAAAGACCGCAAAGAGGATTATTCACCAGACTCCGCTTCCCTACCTGAAATGTAGGGAAGCGGAGTCTGGTGAATACATACGGGCTTGTGCTAGAAATGGGGCCGGGTGTGCCCTTCGGGCTGCACGTGGGTGATTCCCGCTGCCCGCACCGGAGCGGCGCACCCGTTCCGCCGTCGAGAAAGGGTGAAAGCCATGGCCCAGGTTCCTTCCTGGCAGGACTCCGCCCTCGGGACCATGAAGCGCGTCGCCCTCTGGCTGATCGCTGTCGTGGGCGAGGGCAACGAGTTCACCAAGGCCGACCTCAGGGACGCGTTCCCAGGCGTCTCCCAGGTGGACCGGCGGATGCGGGACCTACGGGACTTCGAGTGGCGAATCGACACAAACAGGGACGACCCGGAACTGGACTCCCACCAGCAGCGCTTCGTCAAGGCCGGCATCCCGGTATGGGAGCCGGGGCGCAGCGCCCGGCCGAAGGGCACGACCGCGATCGGCGCCAACCGCCGGCGGGAGGTCATCGCCGCTGACGGCTATATGTGCAGGTCGTGCGGGATCACCCCCGGCGGGGAGTACAGCGACACCGGCGAGACCGCGCAGCTGGATATCGCGCGTCGCCCTGTCCGGAAGCCCGACGGCACCAAGCGCGTAGAGCTGGTTACGGAGTGCAACCGGTGCCGGATCGGCGGCCGGAGCCTGGAAGCCGATCTGTCGAGGGTCCTGGCGGCCGCGGCGGGCCTGAGCCCGATTGAACGCAGAGTGCTGGCGGGCTGGATCACTGCGGACGAGCGGGAGTTCAGCCGGGTTGAGCGGCTCTGGGGCGACTACCGCTCCCTGCCGGAGACCTCCCGGACAGAGCTTCGTGCCGAAATGGGACTGGACTGAGTCATGGGACCGGTGAGCCGCCCCAGCCGGCGGGAGAAGATGACCAGTGCCCGGGGGACCGGCAGGAGGAGCGCCACATGACAAAGGACTACGGCCGGCCGGGCCGGGCGGACGATAACCGCGGCACGGTCGCACGACGGCTCGACGAGGCCGCGGCGAAAAGCGGCCCTCAGGAGCGTCTGACCATCGAGTGGCGCGGGCAGCCCACCCACCTCGACGTGATTCAGCTCCCCGTGGGGGACCTCTACTACAACCCGGGCACTCACCGGGTCCGCGCCCAGCGCAGCTACGACCCCGTGCGGGAAGCGCAGCTCGAAGAGGACCCGTGGAGCCCGGCTGGCCAGGAGTATCTCGGAACCCTGCTCAAGGCACTGCCCTCGGCACCGTCCCGGGTGGACCCGGAGTTCACCGCGCTGAAGGAGAGCCTCCAGGAGTACGGCCAGAGCGACCCGGGCCTGGTGACCTGGGACGGTGTACTGGTCAACGGCAACACCCGCCGCGCCGCTCTGATGGACCTCTTCGGTCCCACGACGGAGATGCGGGTCGCCGTCCTGCCGGAATCCTGCGACTGGGGCGACATTGCCAAGGTGGAGCTATCGCTCCAGCTCCGCAAGGAACACCGCCGGGATTACTCGTACATCAACCGTCTGCTGGCGGTCCAGGAGCTGGTGAAGCAGGGCACACCGCTGCCGGTGATCGCCGCGACGTTCCGTACGACGGTCGCCAGGTGTGAGCAGGACCAGTGGGTCTACTCGTGCGTGGAAGCGATGATCGAGCGGAGCGCCAAGGCGGGGGTACGACTGCCGCTGGTCGCCTTCGAGAACGACGCGGAGAAGCTGCGGGAGCTGCAACGGGCCTACGCCAAGGCTTACGCGGCCAATCCCGAGAATGCGGATCTGCTGCTGGAGTCGCGGATGTCCGCCATCATGCTCGGGTTCTCGAAGACCGACGTCCGGCATATCGAGCCGGACTTCGGGGTGAGGTATCTGGAGTCCACTCTCCCGGAGGGCCTTCTCCCCGCCCCCGCCAAACAGGAGGGCGTGGCGATCCCGGGGCTCGGCCGCTCGGTGAGGGGCCCGTCCCTCAAGCTGGCGGCCGCCAAGACCCTCACCGACACCGTGCTCCAGGCCCGTGCCGTCGCCGAAGCCTCGGCGTCCCAGGTCGTGCCGTCGGAGGAGGTGGCCAAGTTCGCCGGGCAGCTGGATGACATCAAGAAGGCCATGGACGGCGCCATCGACCGGGCCGGCCGGGACAACCGGGTGCGCAAGCGGAAGCAGGCCGCTCCCGCACGGCTCGCCGACGCCTGCCAGTCCATCGAACAGTGCGTGACTGACCTGGTCATGTCCCGCGCTTCCCGCAGCCTGGACGAAGAGGGCTTCGACGATGCCGTCGTCGTGCTCAGGAAGGCCCTGACGAAGCTGGCCCGCGAGTCCGGGCGGACCGTCAAGAATCCAGGTGACGGCGTCGCCTGGCTGATCTCCGCGATGGAGAAGGACGACTAGTGTCCGCACCGGTCAGTCTGGAGCTCGGCTTCGACGCCACGCGTACACAGGCTGTGCTGCGCGCGGCGCCCGAGTACCGGGCTGCCCTCGCCCAGATGCTGGCGCGCTTTCCCAGCGGCAGGATGACCGATTGGCTGTCCGCCGCCATCCCGGTCGACGGTTTCGTCGCGGGTATCTCGGAGCTCGGGACATGGCCCCACCCCGAAGGCGTCGTCTGGGAGGACTCCTTCAGCGCCCTGGTCGGGGAACTGCTCGACACCGCGGAAGCCGCTGAACAGCTCCTCAGCGGGCAGACGCCGGGCGGTTCGGCTGACGCGGATGACGTGCTCTCCTTGCTGGGTGCCTCATGGCGGGGGGATCTCACCGCGTTCCAGCGGCGCGATGCCGCCCGGCTGCTCGCCATCGGGCATGGCGCCAACTTCAGTGTGCCCGGCGCCGGCAAGACCCGTGTGGCGCTCGCGGTCTTCGCCGCGCTCAGAGAGCGGAAGCATGTCTCCCGGCTTCTCGTGGTGAGCCCGAAGTCGGCCTACGAGGCGTGGCAGGAGGAATCCGGGCTCTGCTTCGCGGAGCCGCTCGACGTCAGGGTCATGGAGAAACATCCGTCCACCGCCGCGGACCTGCTGATCGTCAACTACGAGCGGCTCGACCGCTCTTTGGCCGCGCTCTCAGAATGGCTGAAAGCAGGTCCGGCCATGCTCGTCCTCGACGAGGCCCACCGGATGAAACTGGGAGGCGCCGGAGTGTACGGGGCGGCGTGTCTCGCGCTGGGGCCGCTCAGCCGCACCCGCATGATCCTCACCGGGACCCCGGCACCCAACGGCGCCAAGGACATGGAGAACCTGCTGTCCTTCGTCTGGCCGGGCCATGGCCGCAGAGTAGTCAGACAGGCGGTCGACGGGGGCAGTCTCGCGGACGCGAGCCGGGTCCTGCGACCCCTGTACACCCGGACGACCAAGCACGAACTGGGGCTCCCACCTGTCCGGACCCGGATGCGCATGATCCCCATGCCGTCATTGCACCGGGAGATCTACGACGCCATGGCGGGACAG includes:
- a CDS encoding DEAD/DEAH box helicase, with product MSAPVSLELGFDATRTQAVLRAAPEYRAALAQMLARFPSGRMTDWLSAAIPVDGFVAGISELGTWPHPEGVVWEDSFSALVGELLDTAEAAEQLLSGQTPGGSADADDVLSLLGASWRGDLTAFQRRDAARLLAIGHGANFSVPGAGKTRVALAVFAALRERKHVSRLLVVSPKSAYEAWQEESGLCFAEPLDVRVMEKHPSTAADLLIVNYERLDRSLAALSEWLKAGPAMLVLDEAHRMKLGGAGVYGAACLALGPLSRTRMILTGTPAPNGAKDMENLLSFVWPGHGRRVVRQAVDGGSLADASRVLRPLYTRTTKHELGLPPVRTRMRMIPMPSLHREIYDAMAGQFSARAEAVRSDIDSLGKSALRMLMAATSPALLVAGTSRYEPLDIRVPPLEVPESGPLSALLRRLTEYEIPPKYGEVLSIVAANAAEGRKTLVWAGFVRSLTTLESLLQGFQPAVVHGGTPDREEQIRRFREDPDCAVLLSNPATLGEGISLHQVCHDAVYVDRDFQAGRYMQSLDRIHRLGLAPDTETRITILASAGTIDEVVALRLAEKLEFLGRILDDPAVRKLGDPEDEPATAAGMDEDDLRAILSHIGTGTEGRPDAFVP
- a CDS encoding ParB N-terminal domain-containing protein yields the protein MTKDYGRPGRADDNRGTVARRLDEAAAKSGPQERLTIEWRGQPTHLDVIQLPVGDLYYNPGTHRVRAQRSYDPVREAQLEEDPWSPAGQEYLGTLLKALPSAPSRVDPEFTALKESLQEYGQSDPGLVTWDGVLVNGNTRRAALMDLFGPTTEMRVAVLPESCDWGDIAKVELSLQLRKEHRRDYSYINRLLAVQELVKQGTPLPVIAATFRTTVARCEQDQWVYSCVEAMIERSAKAGVRLPLVAFENDAEKLRELQRAYAKAYAANPENADLLLESRMSAIMLGFSKTDVRHIEPDFGVRYLESTLPEGLLPAPAKQEGVAIPGLGRSVRGPSLKLAAAKTLTDTVLQARAVAEASASQVVPSEEVAKFAGQLDDIKKAMDGAIDRAGRDNRVRKRKQAAPARLADACQSIEQCVTDLVMSRASRSLDEEGFDDAVVVLRKALTKLARESGRTVKNPGDGVAWLISAMEKDD